DNA from Prunus persica cultivar Lovell chromosome G6, Prunus_persica_NCBIv2, whole genome shotgun sequence:
TTAGAGGCACAATGCAAACCAAACAGTGATTTTGTGGCCACTTTTGAAAGGATTTCAAGGATGATATCGATTGGGAGGTCTATCAACTGCTTTGTGCTCTTGCTGCACTGCCCCAACTTCATTGAGGCATTTGATCAAACATTTGTAAGGCTACATACATTCATATGTAATCTAACAACTTACATACattctcaaatttcttcatattgtttgaacaaaattattttatagtcTAACATGTCAACTAAAATTCCCCGAGCAATGCGGCCAGATAGAAAAGATTGACGCATACCAAAATAAACCAATAATACAATTCAAGGGTATACCTATTACAAgtatagtttttgttttttttccttctaggATCAAAATTACAAGTATAGTTAGTTATTCCGACTGAATCCCTCGAGGGGATTTCCAATAAACATTGGATGTTTAGGGGTTTCGAACCTTTACCTATATGAATAAAGATGAAATAACTCAACCAACTAAACTATACCACATTTGCCTAAATCAATAAACTTTAATCatgcatataatatatattaagcTAGATGAAGAAACTTCATTCTCAAAGTATCTTTGACCACCTAGTTCACTTGCAGGCCAGCTGGTACTCAGATACTGGGTTGTACTACTTAACCACTAATTATTCTCTCCCGCGGTCCCTCGCAGCAAATTTCCCTTTATGTTGTACTTGTATTTTCAATCCTTTTACCATCTCTCTTTTTCCAGCAAGGAGAAGCATATAAATATTTGCATCTTAAACTTGTTAATTACGTATGCTTGGGATAAGGTTTTGGTATCTAGGTCTAGCAGGCAATGATTTAATGGCAGGCGTAGATTTTTACCTGGAGAGTGattaaaaaatgtatttttatattatcttCATTTCTTGATGGCATGCACCTAATTCTGTCCAATCCCACACCacacctataaatataattaaaagtcGAGGCAAGGCGAAACCAGATACAAGATATGGATCCCACCCTAGTGGAgtagggagggagagagaagagaaggtgaTATATGGACAAGAGTCATAAAGCCAGCTGCCAAATCTAGTGCCTGATGTCTTCAATCACTCAGTCAAACTCTCTATCACTCAGTAGCAGTAAATAAAAACAGTGTTTAATTATACTTACTGCACTGCAACCGCATCTTCTGCCTTAATTTCCTTGATTCCATCATGCAGAATCGTTGCCCCTCCCAGATAATATCATCGActgcataaaaaaataaataaatccacTAACCCATAATTATACACCATCATGAGCAACCATTGCATGTAGCTATAGGCAAGTACCCTAGCTATAGCTATATATtcatacaatatatatatatatgcacagTAAGTACACATCATAAGCATAACAGAAAGCATATATATGATCGTACGTTGGTATTTGACATGGTTGGCATAAATATATCAACCATCTATGGATGACATCATTTTACTCATTAGGGTTTGGTTCATACATATGATACGTACCATGTCTTCTACTTCCAGATGGTGCATGCAGGGAATTAAGGTCGGCTTGTTGTGGCACATTAatcaatgagttgcagagTGACGTGGGAGTTGATGGATACTTGATCAAGGACGGCGCTGAGCTGAGGGTCTTGTGTGTCATAAATTCATAATGGCTAAGCTACTTAATCATCGACTTTTAGAGAAATGGCTGCATGAGCAATTATCATTTGTGAAGATACCCAGATTTCACATCTCTATAAATTGGGACTGGCCTTCCCCAACATCTTCACACTTACactttcctctcttctctagTATCTCGTGCTATTTAAGTTGTTGTAGATTTGTTCTACAAGTGCTAGCATATCCCAAAAATGGCATCCAGATCATCCatggttttctgttttgttttccttgtgGCGTTGTGCTTGGTGCACATAGCGGAAGCTGCAAGCactggtctctctctctctctctctctctctctctctctctctctttctctctctcagcaggaattttctatttttattttatttgaagtcAAATGCTTTAatgattaaattaatttttctgtGGCTACCAGATTGCAGACGCATTGGCCACGGTTGCTTTGGTGCTGAGGCAGCTGTTTTTCTGAGACAAAACAGAAAGGTCGATCCATAATATTACTTacattttcaatatatatataaatctcATTTATTCAGGGCACAGAGATTTGTTACTCATTGTGCTTCCTTTGCATGCATATATGCACAGGTGCTCGCtgagaaggaggaggaagaagttGTTGCCAAGGGTGTGAAGCTGCATGAACAAGCAGCTGCAAGTGCTGGCAATTTTGCTGATAATGGAAAGCATAACTTGGTTGGGTGGGAGTTAAGGAAGGTtccttctggtcctgatccaCTGCACCACAATGGAAATAGCCCCAAAAAGCCTAGAAATGATCCATAAAAAAATGTCAGCCGTTAGATCAAGCAAAGCTAATCTGTTCTAGAACTACCAATGGATGCCTTTTGTATTTGATGCTTGTTTGGTCCGAGGAGAAGAAAACCCTACAAGTTTTCCTCTTGGACTTTTTCCAACTACTTTATGTGTAAAATATGTTTGTCTTAATATATGGAACATATCTTTTGTTTGGTATCTTTTGTTCAGTTTCTGTCAAGATATTAAAACCAGGTTTCTGTGTTTGTACAAACTAAATCTAGTTACTGTAAAAGAATTCTGAGTTTTTTacccaaaataataatcattTCGTGAGATCATAAGTGCAAGGGATGTCACAGATTTTGGCCCTTTTGGGCTGACCCCagagttaaaaataaataaaaagctaAACCCCTGCAGGCTGCAGACTGCAGACTGCAGTAACTGTCAATATGTCAAATTTGACCATTTGTGCACACAGCCCATTCCTGGCATGGCATCAGCCTGGATTGCAATAGAATCAATGGATGGATGGTGACAATCTGATGGACATTAATTTATTGTGCATCTCacactttaattaattaaatctaAAACTAAATCCATATCTTGATGATGCGGGATCTGTCACACCAGTGATGACGTCTATAATCATTGAACAAtagaaaagcaaacaaattgAGAATGAAATCATTTCTAATGGTATTGCTATATAGTACACCcgttcttttcatttttggtcaAGTATTATGTTTCTTTCTAATGGTGAAAGAGGTCCCAATTTGAATTGAACTTTATAGTTGATcgaaataagaagagaaaatatatatgtactttaaaaagaaaaaatcaaagagaacGAATTTTGTCAGAAGTTTGAATTGATTGTCTTTATCATCTTTATGGGTAGAGTAAGTGTACTGTGAAGATCAATAAAAGTACTTTGTGGAAATGTGGTAAGTAGTTGAAAAGGAAATGTCACATGCTCATCTGAAAATCTAATTCTTTAAAAAACAACtcgaaaaaagactataaatATAAGTAGCTTAGTTTATTAATACAAAAACATCAACAACATGATGATTAAGACGTTGGAGTGGAATGGTAGGGATTCGAAACCCCTTTGGTTAATGACCATTATTTTAGACTATCGAGGAAAGACCCccaaattttgtttgtttgtttgaaggGCCAAAGCCGTTATTGAAACTTATATTGAGCAACTATTGGTTCAATTCCTTATCTTCCTCAACtttggccaaaaaataaaaaataaaaaattcttccTCAACAGCTCACATTTACTTTGCTCATCAACTGAAGGTTTGTTctatgaattaaaaaagaaatcataaatAGCGGGTAACGATTGTGCCAGTGCTTTTTCGTGGCTgaagaaaaattttaaaaattcattaagCCCAAACTCTAGCAAGGTTAACACCACCtagattttttaaagaaattagaattttaaaataaaaaataataaagggCAAAAAGGCTACAACTCCTCACCCTCCCCCTTCCCCACTCCCTCCCACCCCCCATCAACTTTGACCCAACTCTCCCGCAGCACCCCCGACCACAGATAATTGGGTTAAGTTGAAGCCatggctgctgctgctgatgatGAGCTTGGCCAGCTCTTTCGTTAAATAGCCAGGCATGGCCATGCCTCCTCCTCGCGGCCTCATACCATTCTACGCCAATCTACTCGAAGCCTGCTCTTTGTCTAAGAATCTCCAAACCGTCAAACAGCTCCACGCTAAAACCATAAGACTCTGCATTTCCCGCCACGACTTCATTCGAACCAAGCTCGTTTTCTCCTATGCCTCATGTGCCCAACTGAACCAGGCCAACCTCCTCTTCTCCTTCTGCAATCGCCAATCGACCTTCCTCTTCAACACCCTCATTCGAGCCCATTCGTCCCAAGGTTTGTTCTCTCAATCTCTGTCCATTTTTATCCGCATGCTTGCTGCCATTAAAGCCTTTGACCGCCATACCTTGCCTGTGGTTCTCAAATCTTGTGCTGGGTTATTGGCATTGAGGCTTGGGAAGCAAGTACATGGAGCCATTTTGGTGAATGGGTTTGCCTTAGATTTGGCGAACTTGAATGCGTTGATCAGCATGTATGCCAAGTGTGGTGAATTGGTTGCTGCGCGTAAAGTGTTTGACGGAATGCTCATAAGAAATGAGATTTCTTGGTCAGCAATTTTGGCTGGGTATGGAATGCATGGAGTGTTTGGTGaggtatttgaattgtttgataGGATGGTGGAAGCAGGAGAGAGGCCGGATGCAGTGACATTCACTACAATTTTGACAGCGTGTAGTCATGGCGGGTTCACAGAGAAGGGGAGGGAGTATTTTGGAATGATGGAGCAGAGGTTTGGGGTGAAGCCCAGGTTGGAGCATTATACATGTATGGTGGATATGTTAGGCAGGGTGGGACGGGTGGAGGAGGCAGAGGAGTTGGTTTTGGGGATGACAGTGGAACCAGATGCGGCATTATGGGGCGCATTGTTGGGCGCTTGTAGGATTCATGGGAAGGTAGAGGTAGCTGAGAGAGTGGAACAGATGCTCTATGGAAGGCTACTTGGTGTAGTATCTCTGAGGCATTTACAGTGAAGTGCTTGCAAAAGGCCGGCAGTGAGTTCAGCTGCCCATGATGCTAAGTTCGCTTTCTCAAATCTGTCAGAACTGAAATTTGCCGGTAAAAAAGCCTGCGTATTCCTCAGGGGGAAAGTTAGTTTCTAGTTACTTGGAGTTCTTAGCCTAGAAATATGCAGGGAACAGATGGAACAGATTGATGGATATGCTCTCTCTACCATTGTTAGGGCCTATTACCTTATGCAAAAGCATAGGTTGATGACAATGGACAGAAATGATAGACTGTAAACCGCACAAGGACATAAGAATTTTTACGTTCTACCGTTCTCAGACCGAAAGAGAAAAGCCATCAAACGTCTGACGTTCCCTGTGATTTGCTAATTGTTCACCAAGAAGATTTGGGGATAACATGCTACGATAGCTCATCAAGAAGAGTAAGAAAATTAGAAGTTGACGACTTGGTATACAGCAGCAATTTTAAAAAGCGATTGTTATAGGTAAAGAAAACATCTTTACACAACTTAAATTGATCTACAAAGACAGATCTccactttttgtttctttgttagactttattttttgtacgTGCAATTTTTTGTTCTGGTTTAAATTTGTCAGCTTGCATTTATAAGAATTAAGTTGTATGCGCAGAGTTTACAATAAATGACCGGCCATATATACCAACAGCGGATGAGTGATGGTTGCAAGTTTATAAAAGCTAGGAAAATTTCATGGTATGCTAATTTTGGAGCATATGAGTGATGGTTTTATTTCACAGCCCAAATATGAATGATATAGAcaaatgtatatattttggaGCTTGACAAGTAGTCATATATCTCAATCAAACTCGTATGATTCCCTCACAAAGTCACCTGGAACATACCCACATAATATGAGCTCAAAAGAGAGACTCTAGGGTCGAATATATATGCTCTGCGTCGACATGAGATTTATCACCAGCCACGAATTCATGAATGTTAGAGTCAATCTCAACTGAACTAAATCCCACCGTCTTTTAGTACTATTTGTTGCATATATATTGGCCAAGAGCACAGTTGGAATCAACACCAGGATCTAACTCATAGAGGTACTTCGTTAATCTTTCAGCTAAACTGATATTCCCATTGGTTCTACATGCAGCTAGCAAAAAACACACAACTTCATTTGGCTTCGTTGGCATGTTTTCGATTACTTTCAAGGCACTTCCAACACCCCTGCATGGCTATACATATCAACTATGCACTCCTAATGCTCGACTCTCAGGGTTATTCTGTGAATTCTCTTCATGTTATCATCAACACCTGTGTTCAATATTACAGAGGAAAATTCATTCAAGTGCTTACATAAAAGGATAAAATTGGATAGAAATTTTACAAAGCTATTAGGCTGACTACatcaattaataaaaactattcaatttgaatataggtatattatctagtttaattttttatgtgctAGGCTGGCTCATGAATATATAACTAATGAGCAAGGATCAAAAACAGCATGCTTGAGGGCTTCTACAGGTTGTTTAAATGGTGATGTTGATTATGACTACATGGTGAATACCTGACTTCTGATTCTGAACAAGTAAATTTCCCACTTAATAATTCCTGGAAAATTTGTCGGAACACAATCGAAGTTTAGGTAGGAAGGTTAAAATTGTTGAACTGTCGAGCTCTGCCCTCATTTTGCAACAATCAAGAAGTCATATTATGAGTAAATTATGTGCTTGTGTGTGCATAGATAATATAGTGAGATGTTTTAACATGAGAATGCAATGAATTCGTTACAAAGTAACATGTATATAAAGTGAAAACACATCCATAGGTcatgaaataacaaaaaaaaataatatatatttgaatcaaCTATCGTCTATCAACATTGACGTGCCAGACAATTCTTACAGCTCAAGTAACAGCTCCTGGTGATACTGATGAAGCATTTGTGTGTATGAGATTTGCACATATGCACGATCGAAAGGAAAATGCTTAATATCATATCCTATATGGTAGTACCTGCTGGATATCCTATATGGCAGAAACTACATCTATTGAGAAAATAAGCAATTTATTTGACGATAATGCCACAATAGCCAATAGTTTCTCTTGACTTACCAATTATAGCTTTCCTCATCGACCATCAGCAGAAGTAAGGGACTCCGCAAATCCATTAGGCCTTGCAGGAATACTGCCCTTGCTGTCCTGAAGACTAAGTATAGCTGATCCCTCTGCTTTCTGCTTCCTTCCAAGAACCTGAAATGCAAGTCAATCCATTTTTTAAGAGTCAAGAAGttaggcaagaaaatgaaGGGCAAGTAGTTACAAAAATGAATTGTACCTTCAGATAACCTAAGCATCAGTCAAACTCGTATGATTCCCTCACAATGTTTTCTGGAACATATCCACATAATTTGAGTTCAAAAGAGAGAAGCTCAAGGGTTGAATATATATGCTCCGCGTCAACATGGGATTTATCACCGGCCACAAATTCATGAATGTCACAGTCGATCTCAACTGAACTAAACCCCGGCGTCTTTTGTATTCCGAGGGCTTTCATGGTATTCCTAACTCTACTTGCACCATCCCACCTACCATCCGCTGCATATATATTGGCCAAAAGCACATAGTTGGAATCCACACCTGGATCCAACTCATAGAGGTACTTCATTAATCTTTCAGCTAAATTGATATTCCCATTGGTTCGACATGCAGCTAGCAAAGAACCCACCACAACTTCATTTGGCTTCATTGGCATCTTTTCGATTACTTTCAGGGCATCTTCCAACATCCCTGCACGGCTATACAGATCAACTATACACCCATAATGCTCAATTCTTGGGGTTATTCTATGAATTCTCATCATGTTATCAAAGTAATGGAGCCCCTCGTTGACTAAACCGGCATGGCTGCACGCAGTCAGAGCTCCAGTGAAGCTGACCCCATCTGGCTTGAACCCTTCCTTCTGCATGAGGTTGAAGAACTTGAGAGCTTCCTCTGCATGCCCATTAACTGCAAAGCCCACAATCATCGAGTTCCATGATACCAATGTCCTTTTGGGCATGCTCTCGAAGACTTGACGAGCAAAACCAATACAACCACATCGAGAATACATATCAATCAACGAGTTACTTATCCTAATATTGTCTCTAAAATCTTGCTTCATAATAAACCGATTTATCCACAAGCCTAATCCAAGCGTTCCCAAATCAGCACAAGCAGCAATTACAGCAATTAAGGTTACATAGTCTGGTTCCACACCCGAGAGCTGCATCTCCCGAAACCACTCCAACGCTTGCTCGAACTGACCTTTCTTGACAAAGCCACCAATCAGAACAGTCCAAGAAACCGCATCTCTCTGTGGCATTTGTTCAAACAGCTTGACCGCATCGTCAACCTTGCCATTTTTCATATACCCATCAATCATCGTATTCCAAGACATTGAATTCTTCACATACAGCCCATTAAAAACCAGCCTAGAAAAATCCACCCCACCACACTTTGCGTACATATCAATCACCGCCGTGCCCACCATCACATCATTTGTATCCAAGCCGAGTTTCCGGGCATAAGCGTGCAGCGAAGCTCCAAACAACACACCCTTCGATGGAAAATGGGCACAGCCGGAGAAAAGTGTAACGAATGTGATGTGGTTTGGCTCGATGCCGGCTCGTCTCATTCGGATGAAATGCGCAACAGCTTCAGCCAATTGACCATTTCGGCAGCGGTGGGATATGGAGGAGGTCCATGAAACAGTGGGGTCTATAGGCTTTTGGGTCTTTTTTTCCAGATAGAAAGAGTGTTTATTGGGATGGGTTGGATTGGGTGAGGTGGTGTGGGATGGGTTTGGAAGTGGGAGAATAAGTGGTGGCTGTTTGGGAAGCTGAAGGAGTTGGACTGGGGTTGCTGTGTACGCGGGAAGACTCATTGTTTAAAATACCGTTACTGGAAATAGGAAGCGCTTGCCGTTATAAAAGGACCCGTCTGTTCAAACCCCATTTTTCAATAAGTTGACTAAAACTTTTAATGCATTTTATATTTCTAATGTAATCGTTAAAtaaatttctataaattattctATCAGGTGCTAGACAGAACTCCAAATATTTTCTCTCAGACTAGGGCTAGccctaagagcatctccacccataaggggtaagtctagggcaagggcaagcaagggctgtcactattcacgtgaatagtgtcaggcttgccatttgtggttccatccatgagggctaagtctagggcaattactattcacttaaatttattttattttatttatacttaaaccattgattttgataagcttttcggataagattttcaattcCCAAGTGTTAATATTTATCGTAAAATCCTCACCTAAAAATCAAGATAACATTTTCggacaaaattttgaaattaaattggtgtggaaagtgaataatattggtaggtatgtatagaaaaaaatttcagaactttttgatatattttttaaaattttttgattttttgttcaattttttaaagccaaaaattggacaatcgTTGGATTGTGCAATATTTTTTGATCAGAGGCTCCAGGAGAAGCCACATGGCTTGTAACTATTGGGCAATGTGGGCTAGTGGGTCCAacagtaataaaaaatttgaaaatcagcTGCTGACATCATGCTGATGTCAGCAGCCCGAGGGCAACAGCCCAGGTAGAATTAGCCTTTGGGCTTGCCCAGGCTGGTGGGACCCACCATTTGCCCTGGCTCATTGTTGTGCGATGGAGCTGGAATGGGCTGCCAGGGGGGCCTTTTGCCCAGGTTTGGTGCAGCGATGGACATGCTCTAAGAGCACGTTCGCCCATAATGTCATGGCAAAGGATAAGTTAATGGCAGATTCAAGAATTTTCATTCcacgtgttttaaaaaaaattctatataaAATAGACCCATCGAAATGAAACGATAATACTCTCATTCATAGTAATAGATAAAAAGTAGATAAAACCATACAAAATACTCATGTTCATTATCATAGATGTTTATACCGGAAAGAAACGGCCTATGACCACCGAACACGTGGACAGGATCGACACTGATCACAAAGTTCCTTCGGCATGCTCCCTACCGAAGCCACTTATCTTGGCTCTTTTACCATCGAGCACGTGTCATGCTCAGCTTCCATGTCaacagtcccacatcgaaaatatgagcacaatgcaCACCTTCCAAGGCCTATATAAGGAGACCCATGGAAGTCGGCTAACCTTCCTACCGAACGGAAACCTTCTCACCGAAGTCGAACGAAGAAGCACTCTCTCTAAGCCTCGATCTTCTTGAAGAGCACCGGGCACATGCCAACCTTCGGAATGAAGCCTACAAGCAGCGTGTCTCTCGGTATTACGACTCCAGGGTCAGACACCGCTCATTCCGAATCGGAGACTGGGTCATGCGGAAAGTATCCCTAGCAACCAAGGATGCCACGGAAGGAACCCTCGGACCTTCCTGGGAAAGACCCTATGAGATCATCGGTATCCTTCGATCGGGAACCTACCGCCTAAAGGACTCCAACGGCAAGACCCTCGGTCATCCTTGGAACGTGGAACATCTCAAGTACTATTTCAAGTAACCTAGCCTACGGCAGGACAAAGTTGTAACCTAGCCTACGGTAGGACAAATTGTAAATGCCTTTCGGCAGAGATTAATAGAAAGCCTTCGGCACTATTACTTCAGAACCTCTTGTTAAAATTACTCTACTAGCCTACGACTGCCAATATAGGCAAGATAACGTTCTACGGCATCTTTATTAGCCTACggcaataaatattttcaaaattgttaCCCTACAGATTCCATCGGAACTCCTCAAATTTCGAAGTGTCCCTTTAACGTTATAAATCCTATACGGAACCTTTTGGCAATAAGTACGATCGgcaattgaaacaaaattagaTTGAACAACAGTAGAGAAAAATATGCATTCGAATTAAAGATGCCCTCGGCATCAAGGTGTTCGGTAcgtacaaataaaaaaaaaactaatagtTATTACAAATAACAAGGCCCTCAGGCTTCATCCGCGGCAGCGGCCTCGGCAGATCCGGAGCCTTCGGCGGCGTCCTCCCCCTAGTACTCTTCAATCATCTCCTCAGTCATCCCTTCCGGTAGAGGAGGAGGATCGGAGATGAAGTTCAGGTTCAGCTTCTGCCCAGGGTTGTACCATTTGAATCGGTACAACAGGTCCGCCATCTCCGAGCCCACCTCCTTATCCAGAAGGACAGTGAACTCTTCAGACGCACGGTACCCCTGGATAGCCTACCGAACGGCAGCCTCGATCTCCGCAGCTTTGGCCTTTTCTGATTCCACCAAGGCCACCTGCACCGCAGCCTTCGCCCGTTCCTACTCCTCCAAAGCCGCCTGCACCGCGTCTTTGGAAGCCTCGGCATCCTTCGTTGCCTCCAGCGCCGCCTCCAGGAGCCCcttcatctcctccacctGCCGTTCGGCAGATTCTTTCTCCTTGACCAGGTGGGCGTGCTCCTGGAGCGCTTTGCCAGCCTCGGCAACCTTGGACCTGCCGTCCTTGTACGCCTTCTTGGCGCGCTCGGCAGCAGCGATGGCCCGCTTGACGCAGAGCCACATGTCCATGGATGTCtgcacaaaacaaagaagGTCAGAAGCATGCCCCactttaaacaaataaaaggaCGAAAGAAGAAATACAATCTTACCGAGGCCTGAAGCCGGAAGGCGCGTCCCGCCTCCTCCCGAAGAAACTTCTTCGGCAGTTCGTCGATCTCCGGCAGCTCCATCTGTGAGCTGAGGATCATATGGTTGACGAATTGGACGGTTTTCGCCGGGCAGGCGATGGTGACAGCCTCGGAAGGACCGTCCTCGTCCTCCACCGCAAGGACGGCCCTGGGAACCTCCGATTGGCGAG
Protein-coding regions in this window:
- the LOC109949613 gene encoding protein CLAVATA 3, with amino-acid sequence MASRSSMVFCFVFLVALCLVHIAEAASTDCRRIGHGCFGAEAAVFLRQNRKVLAEKEEEEVVAKGVKLHEQAAASAGNFADNGKHNLVGWELRKVPSGPDPLHHNGNSPKKPRNDP
- the LOC18773507 gene encoding pentatricopeptide repeat-containing protein At3g46790, chloroplastic gives rise to the protein MAMPPPRGLIPFYANLLEACSLSKNLQTVKQLHAKTIRLCISRHDFIRTKLVFSYASCAQLNQANLLFSFCNRQSTFLFNTLIRAHSSQGLFSQSLSIFIRMLAAIKAFDRHTLPVVLKSCAGLLALRLGKQVHGAILVNGFALDLANLNALISMYAKCGELVAARKVFDGMLIRNEISWSAILAGYGMHGVFGEVFELFDRMVEAGERPDAVTFTTILTACSHGGFTEKGREYFGMMEQRFGVKPRLEHYTCMVDMLGRVGRVEEAEELVLGMTVEPDAALWGALLGACRIHGKVEVAERVEQMLYGRLLGVVSLRHLQ
- the LOC109950009 gene encoding pentatricopeptide repeat-containing protein At1g05750, chloroplastic; this translates as MSLPAYTATPVQLLQLPKQPPLILPLPNPSHTTSPNPTHPNKHSFYLEKKTQKPIDPTVSWTSSISHRCRNGQLAEAVAHFIRMRRAGIEPNHITFVTLFSGCAHFPSKGVLFGASLHAYARKLGLDTNDVMVGTAVIDMYAKCGGVDFSRLVFNGLYVKNSMSWNTMIDGYMKNGKVDDAVKLFEQMPQRDAVSWTVLIGGFVKKGQFEQALEWFREMQLSGVEPDYVTLIAVIAACADLGTLGLGLWINRFIMKQDFRDNIRISNSLIDMYSRCGCIGFARQVFESMPKRTLVSWNSMIVGFAVNGHAEEALKFFNLMQKEGFKPDGVSFTGALTACSHAGLVNEGLHYFDNMMRIHRITPRIEHYGCIVDLYSRAGMLEDALKVIEKMPMKPNEVVVGSLLAACRTNGNINLAERLMKYLYELDPGVDSNYVLLANIYAADGRWDGASRVRNTMKALGIQKTPGFSSVEIDCDIHEFVAGDKSHVDAEHIYSTLELLSFELKLCGYVPENIVRESYEFD